Proteins from a genomic interval of Quercus lobata isolate SW786 chromosome 11, ValleyOak3.0 Primary Assembly, whole genome shotgun sequence:
- the LOC115966629 gene encoding uncharacterized protein LOC115966629, translated as MGFMALKLDMSKAYDRVEWDFLDKIMERLGFDEGLHSLIQQAADNGELRGVSLCKEGPKITHLFFVDDSLLFCRANDTDCQTVMNILTMYEEASGLKINREKTQLFFSTNTQENIKNRVKDLVGVEVVTQYEKYLGMPSFVGRAKKETFKYIRESVWHKIQGWKEKLLSQAGWEILIKAIIQAMPTFTMGCFKLPKNLCKDIEALTRKFWWGYSGEAGVGVVVRDADGRVCGALSDRTVLPATVEEVEAIACRKVVRFAIQLGLANVVFGGF; from the exons atGGGGTTCATGGCTCTGAAACTTGACatgagtaaagcatatgataggGTTGAATGGGATTTCTTGGATAAAATCATGGAGagattgggttttgatg AAGGCCTTCATTCTTTAATACAACAGGCAGCTGACAATGGAGAATTACGTGGAGTGTCTCTTTGCAAAGAAGGGCCAAAAATCACCCATTTATTCTTTGTAGATGATAGCTTGCTCTTTTGTAGGGCCAATGATACAGATTGCCAAACGGTGATGAATATCCTCACAATGTATGAAGAAGCGTCAGGTCTGAAAATCAACCGTGAGAAAACACAATTATTCTTCAGCACAAATACACAAGAAAATATCAAGAATAGGGTGAAGGACTTGGTGGGGGTTGAGGTGGTGActcaatatgaaaaatatttgggtaTGCCATCATTTGTAGGGAGAGCAAAGAAGGAAACCTTCAAATATATTAGAGAGAGTGTGTGGCACAAAATCCAAGGTTGGAAAGAAAAACTCCTATCACAAGCAGGCTGGGAGATCTTAATCAAAGCAATCATCCAAGCAATGCCGACCTTCACTATGGGGTGTTTCAAACTCCCCAAAAATTTGTGCAAGGACATTGAAGCATTGactagaaaattttggtgggggtaTTCAGGTGAG GCGGGAGTTGGAGTAGTAGTTAGAGATGCAGATGGAAGGGTCTGTGGTGCTCTCTCAGACAGAACGGTACTACCTGCAACAGTGGAGGAGGTCGAGGCCATTGCATGTAGAAAAGTCGTACGGTTCGCTATTCAACTTGGACTTGCAAACGTGGTTTTTGGGGGATTCTGA